The Chloroflexota bacterium genome contains the following window.
CAGGTCGATGCCGACCAGCGTCCCCCGCCGGGTGTCCAGATCGGGCGGCGCGAAGGGATAGCAGCGGGCCAGGGACGAGGTGTCCAGGGTGCGCCACGCGCCGATGGCGTTGAGGCCCAGGGGCAGCGTGGACAGGCGACCCTCGCGCTGGCGGAAGCTCAGCCCGTCCAGCATGCCCAGCGTGGCGGCGACGTGGGCCCGGGCCCGCTGGGTCGCCTCCTCGAGGGACGTCGCGTCCGGCGCGTGCAGGGTGATGGCCAGCGACGCATGAAAGAGTCGCTCCCGGCCGCGCTGCACCGCGTCGCGCAGCCGGGTGACGTCCTCCAGGGCAATCGCCGCCTCGGGGGCCATGGTGCGGCCCCGGCGCAGCGACCATGACTGCGCCGACTCGAAGCGCACCTTCTGCCACTCCAGGGTCCGGGCCGCCTGCGCGGCGGGGATCGGCCCCAGGTGGAGGGCCAGGTCCATGGGCGTCCCGGTCGCCATGAGGCCTCGGAGGAACCCTGGCGAGAGCGACCGGGGCCAGTGGCCCAGATGCAGCGAGCGGGTCAGGTGGTCCCCGACGCGGATGTCGCGCCGGTTGATCGTGACCGCCGCGGGCGCGTCCGCGTCCGGCTGGGTGGGGGACCCGCCCAGCGCCGAGGCGACGAGCACCATCCGCAAGGGACGGCCCGTCAGGGGATGGACCGTCAGGCCGGCGCGCGCCAGCAGCCCCCGCAGGTCGTCCGCCCGCTCGACCTGGCAGATGGCGTAAAAGCGCCGGTCCAGGACGCCGTCCCGCGTCTCCAGGTCCTCAAGGAGCCGGTGCAGCGAGTCGGCGGCGGCCCTGGCCTGGTCGGACAGGTTCGCCGGTTGGGCGTCCCGCAACGCCGTCCGCAACCCGCCCAGCAGCGGCGGATGCTGGCGCACGAGCAGCTGCGTGGAGAAGTCCAGGGCGTTGAGGGTCCCGGCGAAGGCGCCCAGCTTGGGCTCATCCGGCTCCAGCCCCAGCACCTCCAGCACGCCGACCTTCACCCCGTCGGCCCGCACCAGGCCGTCCTCCTCCACGTGGGAGAGCAGGAAGCCCTCGGGCAGGGGAAGCGGCGGCGTGGGTGGGGCCGCCGCGGGGTTCCGGCGGTGGACGCGGGCGGTCAGCCGGTGCAGGTTCGTACGCAGGGGGTTCACAGTCGTCGCCTCCTCGGCGTCATGGAATGGGGACCATGCCGCGCAGCAGGGCCAGCGCCACGCCTTTGGCCGAGAGCACGAGCACCAACCCCATGACGGCCCCCAGGACGGCGCTCCGGGCCTTGCCGGCGCCGCGCCCCTCCCCGCCCTCGACCATCAGGACGACGCCCGCCCAGACGATGGCGAACAGGCAGCAGCCGCTGGCGGCGTAGGCCATCGCGGTCAGCACCTGGTCGAAGGCATGCAGCATCGACTGCTCCTCGGCTTGCGCCGCATTCAGCACGGCGAGGGCACGGCTGGGGTTGAGCTGAACGCGTATGAGACGACTCACCACGGCCACCGCCAGCCGAGGAGGGTGAAGAGATCGTGCACCTGCTCATCACTGAGACGCGTCTGCGCCGCGGGCTCGGGGCCCGGCGGGAGTGGCGGCAGGTTGAGGACTCGATAGGGGGCGTCGGACCCGACGCGCAGCGTCAGGGCCAGCGCCTCGCGTTGGTCGCGCGTGATGGGCTCGCGCTCCACCACCTCCGCCCGCACGTGCTCGGGGTGGACGATGGTCAGGATGACGTCGCGGTCGACGACCGTGCTGGGGATTTCGAGGTTCGCCGCGACCGTGTGCTGCGTCGTGGTTCCGCCGGCATGGGTCACCGTCACAATCTCGCTGACGGTCTTGCTGGTGCCCGGCCGCTCAAGGCGCACCGTTGCGGTCCGGGCTTCGATGCGTTCGGGGTGGTGGGTGAGGTGGATCAGCGGCGGCAGGGCCATCTCCAGCGTCGCCCGCACGTCGGCCGCCAGCGTCACGCGGTGCACGGTTCGGCCCGCCGCCACCGGCAGCTGGACTCTTGTCTCGCCGTTGGGGACGAACGACGCGCTGGCGCGCGCCCCGCCGCTCACGAGGGCGACCGTCCCCGTGATGGCGGTGACCTCGGCCTCTCGCACCGCCGTCACGCGCTGGGCATGGTGACCGTCGGTCGTGGGGAGGTCCACCACCGCTGCAATGTCGGACACGCAGTCGGCGGCCAGCACGCCCTCGATGCGGTCCGGTTTCCAGCTGAGGGCGACGACGCGGGCGTCGCAGATCTCGCCCTCGACCACAGGGAGGGGATAGGGCAGCTGCGGCCCTTGCAGGGTCACGGCCCCCGCCTGTCCCCGCGCGTCTTTCCAGGCGAAGGCGAGGGACGGCGCGACGCCGACGAGGGGCAGGCGGTAGACGACGCGCTGGCCCTGGGCGAGGGATGCCGTGCCGGTGAACGACGGCTGCCGGCGGTCACCGTAGACTCGCACCTGCAGGTCCAGGTCGGTGGCCGCGCGCAGGGTGACCGTGGCGCGATCACCCGCCACCGCCAGCTCCTCAACGAAGAGCCGCCGGCCGGGGACCGGCGCGGGCATCTCGAACTCGATCTCGTCCTGCCAGGGCTCGTCGGCCAGGGCCGCGGGCGGGACGGCGATCGGAACCGTCGCCAGGGCGGCGATGGCCAGGGCGATGCCCCAGCCCGTGCCACGCTTCGGTTTCCGGGTCGCCGGTGGCCGGCCGTTCCCGGGCTTCCGCCGCCGCGTGCGCCAGCGCTTGCCGAACCATCCGAGGGGCCGCACGCGCCGCCGTTCGCGGCGGCGTCCCTTGCGCGGGCGCCGACGGCGGAGGCGCCGCCGGACGCGCCGCGGCAGCAGCCGGAGCCGCTCCGCCGCGGTCGGCGTCGGCGGGGGCGCCTGGTGCCGCAGCAGCTCGGCCTGGGTCCCGGCGTAGCGTCGCGGTCCCAGCCGGAACCGCAGCAGGTCGGCGACGACCAGCGGCAGCCGCCGGCCCCCGATCCGGCCCACGACGGCCGCCAGGCCGAGCAGGCCCAGGCCGACGGCGATGGCGAGCCGCAGCTCGGATGAGCCGATGGGCAGGACGCGGAAGGCGCCGTAGGCGAGGGCGCCCACCGCCGTCAGCGCCACGATCTGCGGGAACGTGAACCACAACAGGACGCGGTCTTCGGCCTGCACGTGGGTCGGCACTTCGTGCTCGTGCATGAGTGTGTCCTCCTGGTTGCCTTTCCTCCGTCCCGGTGGCCGCCTAGCCGCCGGTGCTGGGGGGCGCGGGCGTGATGGGGGTGGGGAGGCTGGGCGTCACCGCCGGGCTCACCACGGCGTTCATCACCAATCCGACGATGCCGTAGGCCACCATCGCGAGCACGATGCCGGCGACGGCGGTCAACATGGCGCTCTTGCCGCGTTCCATCTGGTGGGGCGCGCCCGAGGCCGTCAGGTACAGGTAGGCCCCGTAGATGAAGAAGCCGACGCCCACCGCGCCGACCAATCCCAGCAGGATGCCGACCAAGTTCGAGATGGTCTGGGTCAGTTGTGCCATTCGTGTGTCTCCTTGTCATGGTTGAGTGATTCCCTCACTCGCTGTTTCGTTGTTCGCGTGTTCGCGTTGCGTGCGGGCGCCGCCGCGTTACTGGCCCATCGCGCCTCCTCGCGTCCTCGGGTGATCGGCACGAGCCCGCGCCTGCCGGTGGATGTCGTGGGTGATCACTCGCTGGCGCTCCGGGGCGCTCCGCCGCCACCCGCGCCACGGCCCGATGGCGTGGCGGTGTCCGCCGCCGACCGGGCGCCGCCGGTCGCGCCTGACGCCAGCCCCGATCCGGCAGCCGCGGCGCCCGCCGCCATCCCGGCGGGGCCGCCGGCGGCGCCACCCGCCAGCATCCCGACGGCCCGGGCGGAGCGGGCCAGGGACCCGGGCAGGGCCATGCCGTAGTGGAGCGTGCGCAGCCAGGCGTCGAAGGTTCCCGCTTGACCCAGCAACGACGGCACGCGCGTCGCCAGGTACACGAAGGCCAGCGACAGCAGCAGCTTCCAGATGAGGTCCTGGACCGGCTCGAAGGTGGCGATGCCCGCAAACTCCTGCAGGAATCCGAAGGCCAACGCCAGGGCGATCAGCTGCACCGCCTGCTGGAATACCGTCGTCATGAAGGTGCGCACCCAGTGCCGCGCCCAGCCCGCGGTGTGCGGCAGGATCCACAACCCCCACGTGATGGGCGCCAGCGCCAGCAGGAGGTCGATGAGGGCCAGCCGCAGGAGCATCTGCACCACGACGTAGAGGACGAACAGGCCGTAGATCAAGTAGAGCAGCGCCAGGAGGACGGCCAGGCCCACGCTTCCGGCCGCAACCGCGGTGAGCAACGTCTCGGCCGAGGCTCGGAGCAGGTCGCCGGGGGTGATGTCGAGCGACGTGGCGACGAAGCCGGCGATGGCGTCGGCCATGTCAATGATCAGGGCGCACCACCACAGCGACGTGGCGGCGGCCACCAGTCCGAGGACCAGGCGGGGCACCGCGTCACGCCAGCCCGCCTGGGCCTGGCCCAGATGCTCGCTCATGATGAGGCTCAGCCCCAGCCAGCCCAGGATGACGACCAACGCGCCGGAGGCCACGGCCCAGACGACCGTCCAGGCCTGGATCACCAGGGGGTGCCCGTAGGTCAGCCCCGGCGGCGTGCCGGTGAAGATGTCGCTCATCCCGGCGTCATCCGCCCCCGCAGACGGCGGCGTCCGCGTCGCTGGCGCGCTCCACCACGCCGCAGAGGGTCCCGTGGACCCCCTCGATGACCCAGTGCGCGAAGGCCCGGGCCCAGCGCTCCGGGTCCAGGGCGCCGAGCACCTGGTCCCACAGCCCGGTGGGCTGATAGACCGGAATCACGGCGTGGAAGGCGTGGGGCGTCCCGCTACCGCCGGCCACCAGCAGGACCAGGAGGTAGGTCTGCTCCGGGTCGAGCTCGGGCTGCTCGTCCAGCCCGGGGTACTCGAAGCTGACCTCCCAGCCGTCGGCGCGCCGCGTGGCTCCGCCATGCACCTGATACACGCTCGTGATCCAGGCGCCGGTGTCGGGGTGGCGCACGCCGTAGTGGAGACCGTCGACCGCCTGATTGAAGAGGGGCCGCGCGATGAAGCGCCCGTCGTCCTTGCGCTCGATCGGGTCCTGGTCGGCGTTGACGAGGGTCAGGCCAGGGCCGGCCGGGTCCTGCGCCAGGGCGGGGGTGCTTGACGGGATCGTCAGCAGCGCCGCCAGCAGCAGCGCACGGGCCAGGGCGCGCCACCGGCTCGCCCTACCGGACGGCGTGGGCGCGGATCGTTCCACTGCGGGGCCTTTGCGGTGATGGGGTCGTCGGTCGTGCCCAGCGAGTGTGAACAGCCGCGCGTCGCGCCGTAATGGCTTATTGGGAGGGCCTGTCCACAGGCCTCCCTCCAGGGTCTGCACGGTGGCGGACCGAATGTGATGTCCTGGGGGTGTACAGAGAACGGCCGTGGCGTGCACACATGCACGGGCGTTGTGGAACTGGTGCGATAGGAAGGAGTGCGAGCGGCGGGCTGCATCGCCGCGAGCACTCCGACATAAGGCTCGGTTGCACGGCGGAGCGCATGCGCCTCCTATCGGACACGCACGTTTGCCAACGGCGCACGGACGGGAGACGAGCCATGGCCTCGGTGAAAACGACAGGTTTGTCCGGGGAGGCGAGATCGATGCAACGCGGGACAACGGTCGGGGGCAAGCGCCCGAGCGTGGAGGACGTGCACGAGTTGCGGCTGATGGCGCTGCTCCACGACCTGGTGCGGGAGCGGAAACTGAAGGGCGCGGCGGCGGATCTGGGGGTGGACCCCCGGACGCTGGCGGCGAGCCTGCGGCGGGGCGCGTTGTCCCCGTTGATGCGGGTGACGGTGGAGCGGCGGCTGCTGGCCGAGGGCGAGGCGGCGGCAACCCGGCAGCGGGACGAGATGCAGGCCCTGGCTCAGCGGGTCGAGCGACTGGAGACCCAGCAGACCGCGATGGCGCAGGCGCGGCGCGGTGACGACGCGGCTGCGGACGAGCTGCGGGCGGCGGTCCGCCAGGCGGACGCCGCCGCGCAGGCGCTGCAGGGGCTGCAGGCGCTGACCCGCCGGGTGGCGCGGCTGGAGCGGGGCCACGGCACGGCGACGGCCGCCGGTGCCGAGGCCACGGCGCCCGAGCCGCCATGGGCGGTCGACGATCCGAGCCGGCTCGGCGTGGTGACCGCCGACCCGCGCCCGGGCGAGGAAGCCTCCTACGGTCGGGGATTGCCGGCGGTCGTGGAGTGGCGGCGGCTGAACCAGCGGCGCGAGGAGGGCACGACGCTCGACCAGGTGAAGACCCGCGAGCGGATCATGGCGTTGGAGATCGCCCTGATCGGGGAGTACGCGTTGACCCTGCCGCCGGATACGTATCCGATACATCCGTCCGAGCGCGAGGGCTACCTGCGCTGGCGGCGGCGGGCGCTGGCGGACCTCCAGACGGAGCGGGCCCGGCGCGAACTGCGGCGCTGGGTCCGCCGGGTCCTCACCCTGGGCCTGTGGTGGCGGTAGCTCAACGAGGCGTGCGCCGGCGGGCGTCCATGGGGGTTGCGCCAGTGCCGCGGCACTGGCGCAAGTACCTGGGGCTGGAGGGCGCCG
Protein-coding sequences here:
- a CDS encoding pilin encodes the protein MAQLTQTISNLVGILLGLVGAVGVGFFIYGAYLYLTASGAPHQMERGKSAMLTAVAGIVLAMVAYGIVGLVMNAVVSPAVTPSLPTPITPAPPSTGG